The proteins below are encoded in one region of candidate division WOR-3 bacterium:
- a CDS encoding D-alanine--D-alanine ligase, with translation MSRSDIVRRLRKRKIGVLMGGWSSEREVSLLSGQRVLESLKRQGYQAVGIDINRSFVDQIRQAKIDMAFIILHGRPGEDGTMQGFLELLGIPYTGSGVTASAIAIDKVFTKMLFRQIGIPTPDFVSVGKDDDVAEGLAEAEKRFGYPMIVKPRCEGSSVGIELLEGKRGALDRCERVWRGFSEMLIEPFIDGMIATVGIVGEQVLPILELVPKQHRFYSYEAKYIRGETEFIVPARLSSRVEAKIKELAMKAYRGLGCEGFARLDLIVKDERQPYFLEVNTLPGLTDISDLPVQAEAAGISYDDLIFRILADALE, from the coding sequence ATGAGTAGAAGCGACATTGTCCGCCGGTTGCGGAAAAGGAAGATTGGCGTTTTGATGGGCGGTTGGTCAAGTGAGCGGGAGGTTTCGCTCCTATCTGGTCAAAGGGTTCTGGAGTCGTTAAAACGACAGGGTTATCAAGCGGTTGGCATAGATATAAACCGTAGCTTTGTTGACCAGATACGCCAGGCAAAGATTGATATGGCGTTCATTATCCTCCATGGCCGCCCCGGCGAAGATGGAACGATGCAGGGTTTTTTAGAGCTTTTGGGGATTCCCTATACCGGTTCCGGGGTTACCGCATCAGCCATTGCGATTGACAAGGTGTTTACCAAGATGCTTTTCCGACAGATTGGCATCCCGACCCCGGATTTTGTAAGCGTTGGTAAGGATGATGATGTTGCGGAAGGGTTAGCAGAAGCGGAAAAACGTTTCGGGTATCCAATGATTGTCAAACCGCGCTGTGAAGGTTCGAGTGTCGGGATTGAACTCCTCGAAGGTAAACGGGGTGCTCTGGACCGATGCGAGCGGGTCTGGCGTGGTTTTAGTGAAATGCTTATTGAACCGTTTATCGATGGAATGATTGCCACGGTTGGTATTGTGGGCGAGCAGGTTTTACCGATACTGGAACTGGTCCCAAAACAGCACAGATTTTACAGTTATGAGGCAAAATATATCCGGGGTGAAACCGAGTTTATTGTCCCGGCACGCTTGAGTAGCCGGGTCGAGGCGAAAATTAAAGAACTGGCGATGAAAGCCTATCGGGGCCTGGGTTGCGAAGGGTTTGCTCGGCTCGATTTGATTGTCAAAGATGAACGTCAACCATACTTTCTCGAGGTGAACACCCTTCCTGGATTGACCGATATTTCCGACCTGCCGGTGCAAGCCGAAGCCGCGGGCATCTCTTACGACGACCTGATTTTCCGAATTCTGGCTGATGCGCTGGAATGA
- the rplR gene encoding 50S ribosomal protein L18 has translation MIRDRRLRRHLSIRHRITGTPERPRLCVFRSNRHMYVQLIDDTTGRVLTGVSTLTPELKDKKGKPTEMALEVGKLVAAKAKERGITKVVFDRAGYRYHGRVKAVAEGARQGGLEF, from the coding sequence ATGATTCGTGACCGAAGGTTAAGAAGACATTTGAGTATCCGGCACCGGATTACCGGAACACCGGAGCGACCCCGGTTGTGCGTCTTTCGAAGCAACCGGCATATGTATGTACAGTTGATTGATGATACTACGGGTCGGGTGCTGACCGGTGTTTCTACTCTGACGCCGGAGTTAAAAGATAAAAAGGGAAAACCCACCGAGATGGCGCTTGAGGTGGGAAAACTGGTCGCGGCTAAGGCGAAGGAACGGGGGATAACAAAAGTGGTTTTTGACCGCGCCGGTTATCGGTACCATGGCCGGGTCAAAGCAGTTGCTGAAGGAGCGCGCCAAGGAGGTCTGGAGTTTTGA
- the rplO gene encoding 50S ribosomal protein L15 → MRINELKPATGAVKKKKRVGCGPGSGHGKTSCRGHKGMGQHSAPEFDSRFEGGQMPFYRRIPKRGFKNPTRVEYEVVNLDDLAKLSEEQITVETLLKNKLVRRGKYVKVLGKGEINRPITITAHAFSATARQKIEEAGGRVAILTSKPTGVVN, encoded by the coding sequence ATGAGAATAAATGAGTTGAAGCCGGCAACCGGTGCGGTGAAGAAAAAGAAGCGGGTAGGCTGTGGGCCTGGTTCCGGGCACGGGAAAACATCGTGTCGGGGCCACAAGGGTATGGGGCAACATTCGGCGCCAGAATTTGACTCCCGGTTCGAAGGCGGCCAGATGCCATTCTATCGCCGGATTCCTAAAAGAGGTTTTAAAAATCCAACCCGCGTTGAGTATGAGGTGGTTAATCTTGATGACCTGGCGAAATTGAGTGAGGAACAGATTACGGTTGAGACACTTTTAAAAAATAAACTGGTCCGACGCGGAAAGTATGTGAAGGTCCTGGGCAAGGGTGAAATAAATCGTCCCATTACAATCACCGCCCATGCATTTTCCGCAACTGCCCGGCAGAAGATTGAAGAAGCCGGCGGCAGGGTGGCGATTCTTACATCAAAACCGACAGGAGTTGTTAATTGA
- a CDS encoding thymidine phosphorylase gives MEFLELLRRKRDRGRLTPQEINWLINSFTGGSIPDYQMAAFLMAVYIQGMNVRETVAMTRAMMNSGRVLDLSTLSGPKVDKHSTGGVGDKVSLILAPLVAACGVIVPMVSGRSLGHTGGTLDKLEAIPGFKTNLGLDEFTQILKKIGVAIIGQTAEMCPADKEMYALRDVTATVESLPLITASIMAKKLAEGIDGLVLDVKTGQGAFMRRLRTARQLAQLMLAVGAKMEKKVVALITAMEQPLGNTVGNALEVREAIAALKNHWAPDLKELTFALAEEMLLLAGRAQTRPQARRQILRVLESGRALQKFQQMVEEQGGDPAVVEDERLLPVANYKRECLAEREGYIRVIDAYQVGMLGLDIGLGRRRLTDRVSPGAGFVFRKKVGDQVQKGEVLAEVFADTDISAERVAARLAKCFTYSERPVTTGRMILERLITPKESPKGRRGRHRHNCE, from the coding sequence GTGGAATTTCTCGAACTTCTCCGGCGCAAAAGAGACCGGGGTCGCCTTACTCCCCAAGAGATCAATTGGTTAATAAATAGCTTCACCGGCGGGTCAATTCCTGATTATCAGATGGCGGCGTTTTTGATGGCGGTCTATATTCAGGGGATGAACGTGCGGGAGACGGTGGCGATGACGCGGGCGATGATGAATTCGGGCCGGGTATTGGATTTAAGCACGCTATCCGGGCCAAAAGTTGATAAACATTCTACCGGCGGTGTGGGCGATAAGGTTTCACTAATTCTCGCGCCACTGGTTGCGGCCTGCGGTGTAATTGTGCCGATGGTATCAGGTCGCAGTCTCGGGCATACTGGTGGAACTCTTGACAAATTGGAGGCGATTCCCGGTTTTAAAACCAATTTGGGACTGGACGAATTCACCCAGATTCTGAAAAAAATTGGTGTCGCAATTATCGGACAGACCGCCGAGATGTGTCCGGCAGACAAAGAGATGTACGCGTTGCGTGATGTTACCGCAACGGTCGAATCGCTGCCGCTTATTACCGCAAGTATTATGGCGAAGAAACTCGCCGAAGGTATCGACGGGCTGGTGCTTGATGTAAAAACCGGTCAGGGCGCCTTTATGCGCCGTTTGCGAACAGCACGACAACTGGCACAACTGATGCTTGCGGTTGGTGCCAAAATGGAGAAAAAGGTCGTGGCATTGATAACGGCAATGGAACAACCGCTTGGTAATACGGTGGGTAATGCGCTCGAGGTGCGCGAGGCGATTGCGGCGTTGAAAAACCATTGGGCACCAGACCTTAAAGAGTTAACATTTGCTCTTGCCGAGGAGATGCTTCTTCTGGCAGGGCGCGCGCAAACACGACCGCAGGCGCGCCGGCAAATTCTACGGGTTTTAGAAAGCGGCCGGGCACTACAAAAATTTCAACAGATGGTTGAAGAACAGGGAGGAGATCCGGCAGTGGTAGAAGACGAGAGACTACTGCCCGTGGCGAATTATAAGCGTGAGTGCTTGGCTGAAAGAGAAGGTTATATTCGGGTGATTGATGCTTATCAGGTGGGAATGCTGGGGCTGGATATCGGTTTAGGCCGAAGGCGGCTTACGGACCGGGTTTCACCGGGTGCCGGTTTTGTTTTTCGCAAAAAAGTGGGTGACCAGGTGCAGAAAGGTGAGGTTCTGGCTGAGGTTTTTGCCGACACGGATATTAGCGCTGAGCGGGTTGCCGCGCGTCTTGCAAAATGCTTTACCTATTCGGAACGTCCGGTGACAACGGGCAGAATGATTCTTGAACGTCTGATAACACCTAAAGAGTCCCCAAAGGGTCGAAGAGGCCGGCACCGGCATAATTGTGAGTAA
- the rpmD gene encoding 50S ribosomal protein L30: MKRLKVKLIKSLIDEKEEHKRTAWALGLRRVGAERTHNDSPVVRGMIFKIRHLVKVEEL; encoded by the coding sequence ATGAAAAGGTTGAAGGTTAAACTGATCAAGAGTCTTATTGACGAAAAAGAGGAGCATAAGCGGACCGCTTGGGCGCTTGGTTTGCGTCGGGTTGGTGCCGAGCGGACCCATAACGATTCGCCGGTTGTGCGGGGAATGATTTTCAAAATCAGACATCTGGTAAAAGTGGAGGAGTTATGA
- a CDS encoding AAA family ATPase: MSNNIIGPEPTVQSRVNELLEPALYGGGVKRVRLIQTHTSWVFIAGDFAYKVKKPVNFGFLDYTTLSARRFFCYEELRLNRYLSPDLYLGVVPIVERKGRLRLGGGGRVIDYCVKMRALPQRAIMTERLKRGEVSFQHIDEIARRISEFHRKAERGKQVAQYGSSEIIKLNWDENFAQTMEFRGKTISPRMFQEIKGAVERFIAENRDTFRDRRQRGFVRRCHGDLHSKNIFLADRVYIFDCIEFNPRFSCGDVASEVAFMAMDLDFFNRHDLANFFLERYLVYSEDRGFLKLLDFYRCYRAYVRGKVTSFQLNDPTVPQRAKKVALVTARRYFALASRYARLMTEKNWLMVVFGLPGVGKSYLAKRFAMRRLAIHLLSDSIRKQLLGIPIDESRFEGYGKGIYTADVSKRTYEELLKRAEIFLRGKQSVILDATFLSPETRNRCRELAQRLGVKVLFVWANCPEKTVERRLQRRAKEGGFSDANLEVYQAMKARFQPPEDRADLITVDTRVPITKLFKKIERALLYF; encoded by the coding sequence GTGAGTAACAATATTATCGGACCCGAACCAACGGTTCAGAGTCGGGTTAATGAATTGCTTGAGCCTGCCCTATACGGGGGTGGGGTGAAGCGGGTGCGATTGATTCAGACTCACACCTCCTGGGTTTTTATCGCCGGTGATTTTGCCTATAAGGTGAAAAAGCCGGTGAATTTTGGTTTTCTTGACTACACGACGCTTTCTGCCCGGAGGTTTTTCTGCTACGAGGAGTTGCGGTTGAATCGGTATCTATCACCGGACCTTTACCTTGGTGTTGTGCCGATTGTGGAAAGGAAGGGACGGTTGCGATTAGGTGGCGGCGGTCGGGTGATTGACTACTGCGTGAAGATGCGGGCGTTGCCCCAGCGGGCAATTATGACCGAGCGACTGAAAAGAGGCGAGGTGAGTTTTCAGCATATTGATGAGATTGCCCGGCGGATTAGTGAGTTTCATCGGAAAGCGGAGCGAGGCAAACAGGTTGCACAGTACGGCAGTAGCGAGATAATTAAACTGAACTGGGATGAGAACTTCGCCCAGACAATGGAGTTTCGGGGAAAAACGATTTCCCCCCGGATGTTTCAAGAGATTAAAGGGGCGGTGGAACGGTTTATCGCTGAAAATCGGGACACCTTCCGCGACCGAAGGCAGCGCGGTTTTGTTCGGCGCTGTCACGGTGACCTGCATTCGAAAAATATCTTTCTTGCCGACCGGGTTTATATCTTTGACTGTATTGAGTTTAATCCTCGTTTTTCCTGCGGTGATGTGGCTTCTGAGGTGGCGTTTATGGCGATGGATTTAGACTTTTTTAACCGCCACGACCTTGCAAACTTTTTTCTTGAACGGTACCTGGTTTATTCGGAAGACAGGGGTTTTCTCAAACTTTTGGATTTCTACCGATGTTATCGGGCATATGTTCGGGGTAAAGTCACCAGTTTTCAATTGAACGACCCCACGGTTCCCCAACGGGCAAAAAAGGTAGCGCTTGTCACGGCGCGACGGTATTTTGCACTTGCCAGCCGTTATGCCCGGTTAATGACAGAGAAAAATTGGCTGATGGTGGTGTTTGGACTGCCTGGTGTTGGCAAGAGTTACCTGGCAAAGCGATTTGCGATGAGACGCCTGGCGATTCATCTGTTGTCCGATTCGATTCGCAAACAGTTGCTCGGGATTCCGATTGATGAGTCGCGGTTTGAGGGGTATGGTAAAGGGATTTACACCGCCGATGTCAGCAAAAGGACATATGAAGAGTTGCTCAAGCGGGCAGAAATTTTTTTACGAGGAAAGCAGAGCGTGATTCTGGACGCAACCTTTCTTTCGCCCGAGACCCGCAACCGATGTCGCGAGCTCGCACAAAGGTTGGGTGTTAAGGTGTTATTTGTCTGGGCAAATTGTCCGGAGAAGACGGTGGAAAGGCGACTGCAACGGCGGGCAAAAGAGGGCGGTTTTTCAGATGCTAATCTTGAAGTTTATCAGGCGATGAAGGCAAGGTTTCAACCCCCGGAAGACCGTGCTGATTTAATTACGGTTGACACCCGGGTTCCGATAACAAAACTGTTTAAGAAAATTGAGCGCGCATTACTTTATTTCTGA
- the secY gene encoding preprotein translocase subunit SecY gives MTGSVPNIFKIPDLRKKILFTLAMVVVYRLGTHIPVPGINAQALGWTLRQLQGTIFGLYDIFVGGALSRASVFALGVMPYISASIVFQLLGSVFPFLEKLQRDEEGRKKINQYTRYATVLLAVIQAASISVYLESQPPTQFGSIVLQPGLFFRLMTIFTLTAGTIFVMWLGEQITDRGIGNGISFIILIGCLDSTPQDLARTFQQARISSWFWLLIVVAMVFVVYAAVVLMTMAVRKIPVQYPKRFVGRRMYGGQSTYIPLRVVTAGVIPIIFAQSLIVFPSTFATFLKLPFLDWVGRFLAPDGWLYNLLYAVLIVFFTYFYTSIVFNPRDLADNMQRYGGFIPGIRPGEKTAAYIDRSLSLLTLPGALFLVVIALLPWVLMSAFRVPFYFGGTTLLIIVGVALDTLQQIEAHLVMRHYEGLVKGGKFTGRRFG, from the coding sequence TTGACCGGTAGCGTTCCCAATATTTTTAAAATTCCGGACCTGCGAAAAAAGATTTTGTTTACGCTGGCAATGGTGGTGGTTTACCGTTTGGGTACTCACATACCGGTACCGGGGATAAACGCTCAGGCGCTGGGCTGGACTTTGCGGCAGCTTCAGGGAACGATATTCGGTCTTTACGATATATTCGTAGGAGGCGCACTTTCCCGGGCGTCGGTTTTTGCCTTAGGAGTAATGCCTTACATCTCAGCGTCAATTGTATTTCAGTTGCTGGGCTCGGTTTTCCCATTTCTTGAGAAATTGCAGCGGGATGAAGAGGGGCGGAAGAAAATCAATCAGTACACACGCTATGCCACCGTGCTCTTGGCGGTAATTCAGGCGGCAAGCATCTCGGTTTACCTTGAGTCGCAGCCCCCCACACAGTTTGGTTCGATTGTTCTCCAGCCCGGTCTATTCTTCCGTTTAATGACTATATTTACCCTTACTGCCGGCACAATTTTTGTAATGTGGCTGGGTGAACAGATTACCGACCGGGGTATTGGCAATGGCATTTCCTTTATAATTCTTATTGGCTGTCTGGACAGCACCCCACAGGACCTGGCGCGGACCTTCCAGCAGGCTCGTATTTCTTCCTGGTTCTGGCTTTTGATTGTAGTGGCGATGGTTTTCGTAGTTTATGCGGCGGTGGTTTTGATGACGATGGCGGTGCGTAAGATTCCGGTGCAATACCCTAAGCGCTTCGTGGGGCGGCGTATGTATGGTGGCCAGAGTACCTATATCCCACTGCGGGTTGTTACTGCCGGCGTCATTCCCATCATTTTTGCTCAGAGTTTAATTGTTTTTCCTTCGACCTTTGCCACTTTTCTCAAACTGCCGTTCCTCGATTGGGTGGGGAGATTTCTGGCGCCCGATGGTTGGCTATACAACCTACTTTACGCGGTGTTAATTGTGTTCTTTACTTACTTCTACACTTCAATTGTGTTTAACCCCCGTGACCTTGCCGATAATATGCAGCGCTATGGTGGTTTCATTCCCGGTATCCGCCCCGGTGAAAAGACCGCCGCTTATATCGACCGTAGTCTTTCATTACTTACTCTACCCGGTGCGCTGTTTCTGGTAGTTATTGCACTTTTACCCTGGGTTTTGATGAGCGCCTTCCGGGTGCCTTTCTATTTTGGTGGCACAACACTGTTGATTATCGTTGGAGTCGCTCTTGATACTCTGCAACAGATTGAAGCCCATCTGGTGATGCGGCACTACGAGGGTCTGGTCAAGGGCGGCAAATTCACGGGCCGGCGTTTCGGCTAA
- the gltA gene encoding NADPH-dependent glutamate synthase — MPVAKISPKRTPMSEQPADKRRHNFDEVPYGYTPEQAMAEAQRCLQCKKPSCVSGCPVQVDIPGFIREVAQGNFLEAVKIMKRTNVLPAICGRVCPQEVQCEGACILGKKMEPVAIGNLERFIADWEATQPECVMCEIQPATGKKVAVVGAGPAGLTIAGDMRKLGHSVTIFEALHKPGGVLMYGIPEFRLPKAVVEREVNFLLSMGVELKLDYVVGKLKTIDELLGEYDAVFVGTGAGLPLFMGIPGENSLGIYSANEYLTRSNLMKAYLFPKYDTPIVRGKQVAVIGGGNVAMDAARTALRLGAERVVLIYRRSRDEMPARAAEIHHAEEEGVEFQLLTNPVRYIADEQGWVKEVECLRMELGEPDASGRRRPVPVPNSEFRIPVDTVVVAIGNSPNPLIPQTTPGLETTKRGTLLVDPNTGKTTKKGVFAGGDIVTGAATVILAMGAGRVAAKAMDEFLRTGQW; from the coding sequence GTGCCCGTGGCTAAGATCAGTCCAAAACGAACACCGATGTCCGAGCAACCGGCGGACAAGCGGCGGCACAATTTTGATGAGGTCCCTTATGGGTACACGCCCGAGCAGGCAATGGCTGAGGCACAGCGTTGTCTCCAGTGCAAAAAACCCTCCTGTGTTAGCGGTTGTCCGGTTCAGGTGGATATTCCGGGTTTTATCCGTGAGGTAGCACAGGGTAATTTCCTTGAAGCGGTTAAAATTATGAAGCGGACGAATGTGTTGCCCGCAATATGTGGCAGGGTTTGTCCCCAGGAAGTACAGTGCGAAGGTGCCTGTATTTTAGGTAAGAAAATGGAGCCGGTGGCGATTGGCAATCTGGAACGGTTTATCGCCGATTGGGAGGCAACCCAGCCCGAGTGTGTGATGTGCGAAATTCAGCCGGCAACCGGGAAGAAGGTGGCGGTTGTTGGTGCCGGACCCGCCGGGTTAACAATTGCTGGTGATATGAGGAAGTTAGGGCACAGCGTGACGATTTTTGAGGCGCTGCATAAACCGGGCGGGGTGCTGATGTATGGAATTCCTGAGTTCCGGTTACCTAAGGCGGTGGTGGAACGGGAGGTGAACTTTCTGCTTTCGATGGGTGTGGAACTGAAACTTGATTATGTGGTTGGGAAGTTGAAGACAATTGATGAGTTGCTGGGCGAATACGATGCGGTTTTTGTCGGCACCGGTGCCGGTTTGCCACTCTTTATGGGAATCCCTGGTGAGAATAGCCTCGGGATTTATTCGGCGAATGAGTATCTTACCCGTTCCAATCTGATGAAGGCTTACCTGTTTCCCAAGTACGATACGCCGATTGTTCGGGGTAAGCAGGTGGCGGTGATTGGCGGCGGCAATGTGGCGATGGACGCCGCGCGCACCGCCTTACGATTGGGTGCGGAACGGGTGGTTTTAATTTATCGCCGCTCTCGTGATGAGATGCCAGCGCGGGCGGCAGAGATTCACCATGCAGAAGAAGAGGGTGTGGAGTTTCAGTTATTGACCAATCCGGTGCGCTACATCGCTGATGAGCAGGGTTGGGTTAAGGAGGTGGAGTGTCTGCGCATGGAATTGGGCGAACCGGATGCTTCGGGCCGGCGGCGGCCCGTACCGGTGCCGAATAGCGAATTTCGCATCCCGGTTGATACGGTGGTAGTGGCGATTGGCAACAGTCCCAACCCGCTAATCCCCCAGACAACACCGGGTTTAGAGACTACCAAGCGGGGAACGCTGCTCGTTGACCCGAATACCGGCAAGACCACAAAGAAGGGTGTTTTCGCCGGGGGCGACATTGTTACCGGGGCGGCGACCGTGATTCTGGCGATGGGGGCAGGAAGGGTTGCGGCTAAAGCGATGGATGAGTTCCTGCGCACCGGGCAGTGGTAG
- the rpsE gene encoding 30S ribosomal protein S5 — translation MTQQEPEFIERVINIKRISKVMKGGKRMRISAAVVVGDGKGQVGVGHGKAVEVASAVRKAAARARKEMVKISFRGHTIPHETTGKFGATRVLIKPAAPGTGLIACPQVRAVLEAVGLRDALSKAYGSRNHYNTAKATIIALSKLRTLDQVAAARNKPIGYFVERKGDEKVEG, via the coding sequence ATTACCCAGCAGGAACCCGAATTTATTGAACGGGTTATTAATATTAAGCGAATTTCCAAGGTGATGAAAGGCGGCAAGCGGATGCGAATTTCGGCGGCGGTGGTTGTAGGCGATGGCAAAGGACAGGTAGGAGTTGGACACGGTAAGGCGGTAGAGGTGGCGAGTGCAGTGCGGAAAGCGGCGGCGCGGGCGCGCAAGGAGATGGTAAAGATTTCTTTCCGGGGTCATACTATTCCTCACGAAACAACGGGCAAGTTTGGAGCGACCAGGGTGTTGATTAAACCCGCCGCACCAGGTACCGGTCTGATTGCCTGCCCCCAGGTGCGCGCCGTACTCGAAGCGGTGGGGTTGCGCGATGCCCTGAGTAAGGCTTATGGGTCGCGTAATCACTACAATACCGCCAAGGCAACGATAATTGCTTTGTCCAAGTTGCGGACGCTTGACCAGGTGGCAGCGGCCAGAAACAAGCCGATAGGTTATTTTGTAGAGCGGAAGGGCGATGAAAAGGTTGAAGGTTAA